The bacterium DNA window CGGCGCCCTTCTGGCCGAAGCAGCCCGGCGGGCCATCGAGACGGCGCGCCGCCGCATCCTGGCGGGAGAGGGCGAAAAGAACGGTGCCCCGGCCGAAGACACCCTCCTGGATGATATCGCCGAAGAAGCCAAGACCCATCTTCTCGCCGACCGGCGCATGCACCTGCGGCCCGTGATCAACGCCACCGGGGTCATCCTGCACACCAACCTCGGGCGGGCGCCCCTCGCCCCGGCCGCCGTCCGGGCTGTCGCGGCCGTCTCCGAGAGCTACTCCACCCTCGAGTACGATGTGGCAGAGGGCCGCCGGGGAAAGCGCGCCGAAGCCATCGAGGAGCTGCTCTGCCGCCTCACGGGCGCAGAGGCCGCCCTGGTCGTCAACAACAACGCGGCCGCCGTCATGTTCGCCCTCCGGTTCATGGCCGAGGGCCGCGAGGTCATCATCTCCCGCGGGGAGCTCGTCGAGATCGGCGGCTCCTTCCGCATCCCCGACATCATGCGCCAGAGCGGCGCGCGGCTCGTCGAGGTCGGTGCCACCAACAAGACGCGCATCGAGGATTTCGAGGAGGCCATCGGCTCCGAGACCGGCCTCCTCCTCAAGGCCCACACGAGCAACTACCGCATCGTGGGCTTCACCGAGGAGGTGCCCCGCGACCGGCTCGCCGCTCTGGCCAGGGAAAAGGGCATCCCCTTCCTCGAGGACCTGGGGAGCGGCCTGCTTATCCCGGTTCCGGGCCTGCCGGCCGAGCCGACCGTCGGCGAGTCGGTGGCCGCCGGGATTGACGTTATCACCTTCTCCGGCGACAAGCTCCTCGGCGGCCCCCAGGCGGGCCTGGTGGTCGGAAAGGCCGAATGGGTGGACCGGATGAAGCGCCACCCCCTCATGCGGGCCCTCCGCCTCGACAAAATGACGCTGGCGGCCCTTGAGGCCACGCTGCGCCTCTACCTCGACCCGGAAACCGCCCTGCGGGAGATCCCTGTCCTGCGGATGCTCTCGGAGCCCGCCGAGGCCGGCGCCCGGCGCGCCGATGCGCTCCTCGCCGCCCTCGGAGAAGAGGCCGCGGCGCACCTTCGGCCCGAAAAGGTGGACACCATCTGCCGCGTAGGGGGCGGCGCCATGCCGACGGCGGAGATCAAGAGTTGCGCGCTGGCGCTCTCGCCGGCGGGCCTCTCCACCGAGGCGGCGGAGCACCGTCTGCGGAACGGCGCGCCGACCGTCA harbors:
- the selA gene encoding L-seryl-tRNA(Sec) selenium transferase; translated protein: MKPPENAETPAALLRHLPSVDEVMARLREDGAKDTPGALLAEAARRAIETARRRILAGEGEKNGAPAEDTLLDDIAEEAKTHLLADRRMHLRPVINATGVILHTNLGRAPLAPAAVRAVAAVSESYSTLEYDVAEGRRGKRAEAIEELLCRLTGAEAALVVNNNAAAVMFALRFMAEGREVIISRGELVEIGGSFRIPDIMRQSGARLVEVGATNKTRIEDFEEAIGSETGLLLKAHTSNYRIVGFTEEVPRDRLAALAREKGIPFLEDLGSGLLIPVPGLPAEPTVGESVAAGIDVITFSGDKLLGGPQAGLVVGKAEWVDRMKRHPLMRALRLDKMTLAALEATLRLYLDPETALREIPVLRMLSEPAEAGARRADALLAALGEEAAAHLRPEKVDTICRVGGGAMPTAEIKSCALALSPAGLSTEAAEHRLRNGAPTVIGRIQEDRLLLEMRSVRDAEIEPLAQALRNLAASITAA